The nucleotide sequence ttattattaacagcgagagagagagagagagttgaaaaatgttcttcttctttgcaGGAGGGATAGAAAACCAGGTTCGCCAGGTGGTGAAATCAGGTGTGGGAAGGTGCATCAACTGCAATTCACGCGCTGATCTTGTTGAATACGACAAAGTTCTGAAACTTTTCTTCGTTCCCGTTTGGCGGTGGCCAGGGAAAGACACTCTTTTGTATTGTCAAGACTGCAAGTTCATGTTTCCACAATCGCATTCCCTCCCTCCACCGCCGTCTAGCGGTGGAACGACGTTGCCGGACGCATTGCGATGCCGGTTCTGTGATCGGAATGTGGCTGCTGATTTCACGTTCTGTCCTTACTGTGGCGAACAACTGTAAACGCAAGCTTGGTTAGTGTTTGTTGATTGGGTTTAGAAAATCAAATATATGAATTCTAAGAGAAGCTTATGTGATTAGTATAATAAGATTATAGGATGTGTTAAggtttttaattttacttttgataATAAAGTATAGGGTTTTATGTTTTGTACTTAGTTTTGTTAtattacaaaattaatattcatGTTACTTTTTACATGTTTATTTTCCCCCTTGTTATTAACAGTATGTGTGTTTGTGAATGCATTTTTGTTTAAGCTAATTTCACATTTATATACCAACTTTATCCATTAAAAAGTATGATAGTATCAACATTATGCTTGTCTAAGTAAAACTGAATTCAAATTCCTTTAACAGATCTGTGAGGTTGAACTTTGTGCAAATTGTATACAATTTTTAAACTCATTTGTAGTTTATATGAAGCACGGTTACGGATACACTGACACCTATAATAGCTTGAAAAAATGACATGCTTCAGTATAATCATACGTGTCAATGTCAAACAGTGATGCGCGTCCGACATCATAACACATCTAAATTGAGGAGTATCCATGCTTAATAACTAGTAACTAGTTAGTTAATGAACTAAAAACCCATTGAAAGAAATCAAACCAGGCTCTATTACCACTTGTCGGACTAATATGCAAGAAAATGTCG is from Medicago truncatula cultivar Jemalong A17 chromosome 1, MtrunA17r5.0-ANR, whole genome shotgun sequence and encodes:
- the LOC25482468 gene encoding uncharacterized protein; translated protein: MFFFFAGGIENQVRQVVKSGVGRCINCNSRADLVEYDKVLKLFFVPVWRWPGKDTLLYCQDCKFMFPQSHSLPPPPSSGGTTLPDALRCRFCDRNVAADFTFCPYCGEQL